The Syngnathus typhle isolate RoL2023-S1 ecotype Sweden linkage group LG11, RoL_Styp_1.0, whole genome shotgun sequence genome contains a region encoding:
- the klhdc7a gene encoding kelch domain-containing protein 7A, which produces MAIIDLLGVQFNMQLLLKISLSVATVLLVSLAYRFYSSRSMEESSVREQQTCQRCKTTLRSSGTDDNRLGPNLTDEPLSNGKERTRGINPTQEVCSLSHSDQHFSEEAKISSSSDTAMDLPEPAKCGFVTTKERRSPRFLKKLEGGLGVGRELRQDLERHGVYSSFLSKAEVKVEDAKLVPNTSGEQVVRGKIYDYYVESSSHFSTDPNVILGQNERKSQQTEIGNNSSFLTESPPFVDPNITEEAFVLENTKQKDSMKSGPLRKQSYLAAAEQLELPSLGPPTYCSTNTGASRPSHPDALAGSPLVRHSDVESLKNQLNLGNCLEAFFLAKKHGQRSVAQAAIEVMSDNYLLVLLDPDLHPRLTEAERELIRKLRTRGRKFIMLADMDPLDCSGNSGVPRRNPSAVHYYDDCGDTWHKLCSIPEEVISKACAVCTMDNYLFVAVGCQGTESQLTPSKQVFCYNPLTEIWKEISPMNEARPRCKLAALDGYIYAIGGECLSSVERYDPRSNTWSFVASLPNDTFAVAHHVTVCNGELFVSGGSLRYMLLRYSPKSDTWRGTLLASAKDRTVDLVAVGPFLYRFEVNPLLGVSVYRYHTVARLWYECATKRLTRCPAFRCVAMDDSVYCVSRHFTLRFEADEISPAFADDDLSVAPAAKGLLFPFVLSLPDKRPLQTSV; this is translated from the coding sequence TGATGATAATCGACTCGGACCTAACCTCACCGATGAACCATTATCCAACGGCAAAGAAAGAACGAGAGGAATTAATCCCACCCAGGAGGTGTGTAGCTTGTCGCACAGTGATCAACATTTTAGCGAAGAAGCAAAGATATCTTCATCGAGTGACACTGCTATGGACCTTCCCGAACCAGCAAAATGTGGATTCGTGACTACAAAAGAAAGACGATCTCCTCGCTTTTTAAAAAAGTTGGAAGGAGGTTTGGGTGTGGGAAGAGAACTAAGGCAGGACTTGGAGCGACATGGTGTCTACTCCAGCTTTCTCTCCAAGGCAGAGGTGAAGGTGGAGGATGCTAAGCTGGTGCCGAACACTTCGGGAGAACAGGTAGTGCGTGGAAAGATTTATGACTACTATGTGGAATCCTCGTCTCACTTTAGCACAGACCCAAACGTTATTTTGGGGCAGAACGAAAGAAAGTCACAACAAACAGAGATTGGAAACAATAGCAGCTTCTTAACAGAGTCTCCTCCTTTTGTGGACCCTAACATTACTGAGGAAGCATTTGTTCTTGAGAACACAAAGCAGAAGGATTCCATGAAATCCGGACCCCTACGAAAACAGAGCTATCTCGCTGCTGCAGAGCAGTTGGAGCTGCCGAGTCTAGGTCCACCCACTTATTGCTCAACCAACACTGGTGCCTCCAGACCTTCTCATCCAGATGCTCTAGCAGGGAGTCCCTTGGTACGCCATTCAGATGTGGAAAGTCTCAAAAATCAACTGAATCTTGGCAACTGCTTGGAGGCCTTTTTTCTGGCCAAAAAACATGGTCAGAGGTCAGTAGCGCAAGCAGCCATTGAAGTGATGTCCGACAACTACCTGCTGGTACTCCTGGATCCTGACCTTCACCCGCGACTTACTGAAGCTGAGCGGGAACTAATCAGGAAGCTGAGAACAAGAGGGAGAAAATTCATCATGTTGGCAGATATGGACCCACTCGACTGCTCAGGGAACAGCGGGGTGCCGAGAAGGAACCCGAGTGCTGTGCATTACTATGACGACTGCGGAGACACCTGGCACAAACTTTGCTCCATTCCAGAGGAAGTCATAAGCAAAGCCTGCGCCGTGTGCACAATGGATAACTACCTTTTTGTTGCCGTGGGCTGCCAAGGCACCGAAAGTCAACTGACACCTTCCAAGCAAGTGTTTTGCTACAACCCTCTCACAGAAATTTGGAAGGAGATCAGTCCCATGAATGAAGCCAGGCCCCGTTGCAAACTCGCCGCCCTGGATGGCTACATCTACGCCATTGGTGGGGAGTGCCTCTCCTCTGTGGAGCGCTACGACCCACGATCAAACACATGGTCTTTTGTGGCCTCTCTGCCCAACGATACATTCGCCGTGGCCCATCACGTGACGGTTTGCAACGGGGAGCTGTTTGTGTCCGGAGGTAGCCTTCGCTACATGCTGTTGCGCTACAGCCCCAAGAGCGACACCTGGAGGGGGACTCTGCTGGCGAGCGCCAAAGACAGGACGGTAGACTTAGTGGCCGTGGGACCCTTTCTGTATCGCTTCGAAGTCAACCCTCTGCTGGGGGTCAGCGTGTACCGCTACCACACCGTAGCCCGACTGTGGTATGAGTGCGCCACCAAGCGGTTAACTCGGTGTCCCGCTTTCCGGTGCGTGGCAATGGACGACAGCGTCTACTGCGTCAGCCGTCACTTCACCTTGAGATTTGAGGCCGACGAGATCTCGCCGGCTTTCGCCGATGATGATTTGAGCGTGGCCCCTGCGGCCAAGGGCctgcttttcccctttgtccTGTCGCTCCCCGACAAGAGGCCTCTGCAGACCAGCGTGTAG
- the dhrs3b gene encoding short-chain dehydrogenase/reductase 3b: protein MELRSACRVLLFPVQVLFYVVRSAVRWLVPSRRKQLSDDVVLITGGGRGIGRHLAKEFAKQGARKVILWGRTEKCLKETAAEIWQSGTECHYFLCDVANREEVYKQAKVVREKVGDVTILVNNAAVVHGKSLMDSDDDALLKSQHINTMGQFWTTKAFLPRMLELQHGHVVCINSILSQSPIPGAVDYCTSKASSLAFMESLTLGLLDCPGVGCTTVLPFHTNTEMFQGMRVRFPQLFPPLRPETVAQKTVDAVRADVAFLYLPWTMHALVVLKSFMPQGALEEIHKFTGSYTCMNTFKGRT, encoded by the exons ATGGAGCTGAGGAGCGCGTGTCGGGTGCTCCTCTTCCCGGTTCAAGTGCTCTTCTACGTCGTGCGCTCCGCGGTGCGCTGGCTGGTGCCGAGCAGACGCAAGCAGCTGAGCGACGATGTGGTCTTGATCACGGGAGGGGGACGCGGCATTGGACGCCACCTGGCCAAGGAGTTTGCCAAGCAGGGCGCCAGGAAG GTGATCCTGTGGGGTCGCACGGAGAAGTGTCTAAAAGAGACGGCGGCAGAGATCTGGCAGTCGGGAACCGAGTGCCACTACTTCCTTTGCGACGTGGCCAATCGGGAAGAGGTTTACAAGCAAGCCAAGGTTGTTCGAGAGAAG GTTGGAGATGTTACGATATTAGTGAACAACGCAGCTGTGGTCCACGGCAAAAGTCTGATGGACAGCGACGACGATGCCCTACTGAAATCGCAACACATCAACACCATGGGACAGTTTTGG ACCACAAAGGCCTTCCTGCCTCGGATGCTGGAGCTTCAGCACGGTCACGTGGTCTGCATCAATTCCATCCTGTCCCAGTCGCCTATCCCCGGGGCCGTGGACTACTGCACCTCCAAGGCTTCGTCTCTGGCCTTCATGGAGAGCTTGACGCTGGGCCTGCTGGACTGTCCGGGCGTTGGCTGCACCACAGTTCTTCCCTTCCACACCAACACGGAAATGTTCCAGGGCATGAGAGTCAG ATTCCCTCAGCTATTTCCACCTCTGAGGCCGGAGACGGTTGCCCAAAAAACTGTGGATGCGGTTCGAGCAGATGTGGCTTTTCTCTACCTGCCTTGGACCATGCATGCGCTTGTCGTTCTCAAAAG CTTCATGCCACAAGGCGCACTTGAAGAAATCCACAAGTTTACGGGGAGCTATACTTGCATGAACACGTTCAAAGGACGGACATGA